The following are encoded together in the Kwoniella europaea PYCC6329 chromosome 1, complete sequence genome:
- a CDS encoding 18S rRNA biogenesis protein RCL1, with product MTTQAGPSRDILRFTTHRHLRQRLLLSILSGKSIRVDGIRSDDVHVGLRDYEINLLRLAEKVTNGSTIEISVTGTSFLFHPGLLPGGNYTHTCHIGRSIGYYLELLIPLAPFCKKPFEINLYGVTGEEGRDMSVDMIRTVTLPHLHLFGVTDGLELQIKKRGSAPLGGGQAIFKCPVVRTLKTVQFLEKGKIRKIRGVAYSTRVSPQFANRMVEAARSILNRYIPDIYLITDVYKGDDSGKSPGYGLTLLSQSTTSSLHSSETLSVPNQTQTPEDIALKAARLLLEEISTGGCVDSKHQWLIALLMALGKEDVSKVRMGKLTAHSVQFFRDMMLFFGTKYKLVENSQTGEVDVSCIGIGYSNVNKSMA from the exons ATGACCACTCAAGCGGGACCCTCGAGGGATATCTTACGATTCACCACCCACCGACATCTCCGTCAGAGATTATTACTCTCGATATTATCCGGTAAATCCATAAGGGTAGATGGGATACGATCCgatgatgttcatgttggTCTGAGGGATTATGAGATCAATTTGTTGAGATTGGCTGAAAAGGTAACCAATGGAAGTACCATCGAGATATCTGTTACTG GTAcctcattcctctttcatcctgGTCTATTACCCGGTGGGAATTATACACATACATGTCATATCGGTAGATCAATAGGATATTATTTGGAATTGTTAATACCCCTAGCACCTTTCTGTAAGAAACCATTTGAGATCAATTTGTATGGTGTaacaggtgaagaagggagagatatGAGT GTCGACATGATAAGAACAGTGACTCTACCTCATCTCCACCTATTTGGCGTAAcagatggattggaattgcaaatcaagaagagaggtTCTGCTCCTCTAGGTGGTGGTCAGGCAATCTTCAAATGTCCTGTAGTAAGGACGTTGAAGACTGTTCAGTTTTTAGAGAAAGGTAAAATCAGGAAGATAAGAGGTGTAGC CTACTCAACAAGGGTCTCACCTCAGTTCGCCAATCGAATGGTAGAAGCCGCTCGATCGATATTGAACAGGTATATACCTGATATATACCTCATAACGGATGTTTACAAAGGTGATGATTctggaaa ATCCCCAGGATACGGTCTCACCCTCCTCTCTCAATCTACCACTTCCTCCCTCCATTCCTCCGAAACTCTCTCTGTACCCAACCAAACTCAGACTCCGGAAGATATAGCATTGAAAGCTGCCCGTCTGCTTTTAGAAGAGATCAGTACAGGTGGATGTGTGGATTCAAAACATCAATGGTTGATTGCGTTGTTGATGGcattgggtaaagaggatgTATCGAAAGTTAGGATGGGTAAATTAACGGCTCATAG CGTTCAATTCTTCCGCGACATGATGTTGTTCTTCGGTACGAAATACAAATTGGTCGAGAATTCACAAACAGGTGAAGTGGACGTTAGTTGTATAGGTATAGGGTATAGTAACGTCAATAAATCCATGGCATAA
- a CDS encoding phosphatidylserine decarboxylase has translation MIIRHSTRALTRATPLRSSLSQPFVFPRSIASPLLSTPIPIRFNSNTPRQPYNPPEIKPKPTQENTTAGSEESSQGKPLKEKVAQAWSTPTRWYPIPLALGALVLLVVQYRKSTRGDIEVEYQNEEGAVIRKNGKRVDGPWQVRVLGALPLRSLSQLWGYLNGLVLPVWFRPFGFKLYATIFGCNLDEVPKDLKEYESLGDFFYREMKEGQRPVADAPMVSPADGRVLHFGEIVGSRVEQVKGITYSLEALLGSDSSLHGEAKSIPRKDKEGGEVVDDENFANINDIPYSLASLLGKGSGSENVEDKSFDDSTLPKTNEKEVDASHPTQGHELGHDASVAARLGTSALANQTNSKGELPRLNNEKNKLYFMVVYLAPGDYHRFHSPTTWVVERRRHFTGDLFSVSPYIANRMKDLFVLNERVALLGRWKYGFFSMVPVGATNVGSIKINFDETLRTNTRKITHPPHTYAEAVYSSASILKGQPLLAGEEMGGFKLGSTIVMVFEAPRNWKFNVEAGQKVKMGQELGILEEEKQ, from the exons ATGATCATCCGACATTCAACAAGAGCTCTGACGAGAGCCACACCACTGCGATCCTCCCTCTCGCAGCCTTTCGTCTTCCCGAGATCGATcgcttctcctcttctctccacTCCTATACCCATCCGGTTCAACTCCAACACACCTAGACAACCATACAACCCACCTGAAATCAAGCCCAAGCCCACTCAGGAGAATACAACAGCCGGATCAGAAGAGAGCAGTCAAGGCAAGCCATTGAAAG AGAAAGTAGCTCAAGCTTGGTCTACCCCTACTCGATGGTATCCTATCCCTCTCGCACTCGGCGCATTGGTCCTGCTAGTCGTACAGTATCGTAAATCCACCAGAGGAGATATCGAAGTGGAGTATCAGAATGAGGAAGGTGCGGTGATtaggaagaatggaaagaggGTGGATGGACCTTGGCAG GTCCGAGTCCTTGGTGCACTTCCCCTGCGATCATTATCCCAGCTATGGGGATACCTCAACGGCCTAGTCCTACCAGTATGGTTCCGACCTTTCGGTTTCAAGCTTTACGCTACTATTTTTGGATGTAATCTGGATGAAGTACCGAAAGATTTGAAAGAATACGAGAGTTTAGGTGATTTCTTTTACagggagatgaaagagggtCAGAGACCTGTTGCGGATGCTCCGATG GTCTCTCCGGCAGACGGTCGAGTACTTCATTTCGGTGAGATCGTAGGATCTCGCGTAGAGCAAGTAAAAGGTATAACCTATTCTCTCGAAGCTCTTCTTGGATCTGACTCATCATTGCACGGAGAAGCCAAGTCTATCCCTAGAAAGGAcaaggaaggaggagaagtggtagatgatgaaaattTCGCCAATATCAACGATATACCTTATTCCCTCGCTTCATTATTAGGTAAAGGAAGTGGATCGGAAAACGTAGAAGATAAATCTTTCGACGATTCGACTTTACCTAAAACCAATGAAAAGGAAGTTGATGCCTCTCATCCGACTCAAGGACACGAATTGGGACACGATGCGAGTGTCGCAGCTAGATTGGGAACTTCGGCTTTGGCCAATCAGACCAACTCTAAAGGTGAATTACCAAGATTAAACAATGAGAAAAACAAATTATATTTCATGGTGGTGTACTTGGCTCCTGGGGATTATCACAGGTTCCATTCACCTACTACATGGGTAGTTGAACGACGACGTCATTTCACCGGCGATCTATTTAGTGTCTCACCATATATTGCTAATCGGATGAAAGATTTGTTCGTATTGAATGAAAGAGTAGCTTTATTGGGTAGATGGAAATACGGTTTCTTCTCAATGGTTCCTGTAGGCGCTACCAATGTaggatcaatcaagatcaacttcGATGAAACGCTTCGAACTAATACACGTAAAATCactcatcctcctcatacCTATGCTGAGGCTGTATATTCCTCTGCGTCGATATTGAAAGGACAACCGTTATTGGCTGGAGAGGAGATGGGAGGATTCAAGTTGGGAAGTACGATCGTGATGGTCTTTGAAGCTCCGAGGAATTGGAAGTTCAATGTGGAAGCTGggcagaaggtgaagatgggtcaGGAGCTGGGTAttttggaggaagagaagcagTGA